The following proteins are co-located in the Gloeocapsa sp. PCC 7428 genome:
- the secD gene encoding protein translocase subunit SecD, translating into MQRQRSLLALIVVLVIAAIVAIARIPISLGLDLQGGSQLTIQVQPTAEIPQITDRELEAVQRVIENRINGLGVSEPVVQTVGQDQILVQLPGVSDPEQAERVLGGTAQLEFRTQRPGTEAQLFAEQQVRLALLAKQQELRTTGNTAEIQQNQEAIDRSNTAIAQLFESTNPPLTGRNLEDAFGQPTQVANNWEVGIRFDSPGAELFAQLTRNLAGTGRSIGIFLDNELISAPTVGPEFAQTGITGGSAVITGRFTAQEANDLAIQLRGGALPVPVEIVENRTVGATLGRDSIQRSIYAGIGGLILVLIFMVIYYRLPGLIADLSLVVYALLTWASFALLGVTLTLPGIAGFILSIGMAVDANVLIFERTREELRAGKSLYRSVESGFYRAFSSILDSNVTTWIACAALFWLGAGLVRGFALTLALGIAVSMFTAITCSRTLMFIAISLPSLRKPELYCPNLPAVRRAEVTR; encoded by the coding sequence ATGCAAAGACAGCGATCGCTATTGGCTTTGATCGTCGTTTTGGTAATCGCTGCGATCGTGGCGATCGCCAGAATTCCGATTTCCTTGGGGCTAGACCTCCAGGGTGGTTCGCAGTTAACGATTCAAGTGCAACCAACAGCGGAAATTCCACAAATTACTGACCGCGAACTAGAAGCCGTTCAGAGGGTAATTGAAAATCGAATTAATGGTTTGGGTGTTTCGGAACCTGTTGTGCAAACAGTCGGGCAAGACCAAATTCTTGTCCAACTGCCTGGTGTGAGCGATCCTGAGCAAGCTGAGCGGGTGCTTGGCGGTACTGCCCAGTTAGAGTTTCGCACGCAGCGACCTGGTACCGAAGCCCAATTATTTGCCGAACAGCAAGTGCGATTGGCACTGCTAGCAAAACAGCAAGAGCTAAGAACCACAGGTAACACCGCAGAAATTCAGCAAAATCAGGAAGCGATTGACCGTAGTAATACAGCGATCGCGCAGTTATTTGAAAGCACGAATCCTCCGCTGACAGGCAGAAACCTCGAAGATGCGTTTGGTCAACCCACGCAGGTCGCCAACAACTGGGAAGTTGGGATTCGCTTCGATTCACCTGGTGCTGAACTTTTTGCGCAACTGACGCGTAATCTTGCAGGAACAGGACGCAGTATCGGTATTTTTCTTGATAACGAATTAATTAGCGCTCCTACAGTAGGTCCTGAATTTGCGCAAACCGGAATCACTGGAGGATCAGCCGTAATTACAGGACGCTTTACTGCCCAAGAAGCGAACGATTTAGCAATTCAATTACGTGGTGGCGCGTTACCTGTCCCTGTTGAAATTGTCGAGAATCGGACTGTAGGTGCCACCTTAGGAAGAGACAGCATTCAACGCAGTATTTATGCTGGTATTGGTGGTTTGATTCTCGTGTTGATCTTCATGGTCATCTACTATCGCCTTCCTGGTTTAATTGCCGATCTATCTCTCGTTGTTTATGCTTTACTCACCTGGGCGAGTTTTGCGTTACTCGGTGTCACGTTGACACTGCCTGGAATTGCGGGTTTTATTCTTAGTATTGGTATGGCAGTTGACGCTAACGTCCTGATTTTTGAGCGAACGCGCGAGGAACTTCGTGCCGGTAAGTCGCTGTATCGTTCAGTTGAATCAGGGTTTTACCGCGCTTTTTCCAGTATTTTAGACAGCAATGTAACAACCTGGATTGCTTGCGCAGCATTGTTCTGGTTAGGAGCAGGTTTAGTACGTGGTTTTGCCTTAACTTTGGCGCTTGGTATCGCCGTGAGTATGTTTACAGCGATTACTTGTAGTCGTACGCTGATGTTTATTGCCATTAGCTTGCCTTCGTTGCGTAAACCAGAATTGTACTGCCCAAACCTACCAGCAGTTCGGAGGGCAGAGGTGACACGATGA
- the secF gene encoding protein translocase subunit SecF, whose amino-acid sequence MKLSINQSRKLWWTISTAAIIAGFVAMLISWQQIGAPLRPSLDFVGGTRLQLERDCSQPNNCAQPIDITAVREVLAAQGLSNSSIQILGQEQQGISIRTSTLNVEQRTQLQDALSQQIGAFDPQSTQIDTVGPTIGRQLLTSGLLALIVSFVGIIIYISLRFQLDFAVFGIIALLHDVLTTAGVFAILGLVWGVEVDSLFIVALLTITGFSVNDTVVIYDRIREILKTSPDRPISDIVDDAVNQTLTRSINTTLTTLLALFSIFLFGGETLKYFALALIIGFICGAYSSIFIASTLLAWWRERNGQRLATQGASVINSSPEDP is encoded by the coding sequence ATGAAACTGAGTATTAACCAATCGCGAAAACTATGGTGGACAATTTCTACCGCCGCAATCATTGCTGGGTTCGTGGCAATGCTGATTTCTTGGCAGCAAATTGGCGCGCCATTGCGTCCTAGTTTAGATTTTGTTGGCGGTACGCGATTACAACTCGAACGCGATTGTAGTCAACCGAATAACTGCGCTCAACCGATAGATATTACTGCGGTGCGCGAAGTTCTCGCCGCGCAAGGACTTTCTAACAGCAGCATTCAGATTTTGGGGCAAGAACAACAAGGAATCTCGATTCGCACGAGTACCTTAAATGTCGAGCAACGGACGCAGTTGCAAGATGCATTAAGTCAACAAATTGGTGCATTCGATCCGCAATCGACGCAGATCGACACCGTAGGTCCAACAATTGGTCGCCAGTTGTTAACTTCTGGCTTGTTGGCGTTAATTGTCTCGTTTGTCGGCATTATCATCTATATTAGTCTGCGGTTTCAGTTGGACTTTGCCGTATTTGGAATTATCGCGCTCCTGCATGATGTGTTGACAACGGCAGGCGTTTTTGCCATTTTAGGCTTAGTGTGGGGCGTTGAGGTAGACAGTTTATTTATTGTTGCTTTACTCACCATCACGGGTTTTTCGGTTAACGATACTGTGGTAATTTATGACCGAATTCGGGAAATATTAAAAACAAGTCCTGACCGTCCGATTAGTGATATTGTCGATGATGCTGTCAATCAAACGCTCACAAGATCAATTAACACGACATTAACAACATTACTCGCGTTGTTTTCTATTTTTCTATTTGGTGGAGAAACTTTAAAATACTTTGCTTTAGCATTGATTATCGGTTTCATTTGTGGTGCTTACTCCAGCATCTTCATCGCGAGTACTCTCCTTGCATGGTGGCGCGAACGTAATGGTCAACGTTTGGCAACACAAGGTGCATCTGTGATTAATTCCTCACCGGAAGATCCTTAG
- a CDS encoding LysE family translocator: MLDSSLVVFIGTAIVLIVKPGPGMLYVTARTLKQGQRVGAISAIGLSVGILVHVLTAAAGLSALLMTSTVAYNIVKYVGAGYLIYLGIRTLLARDRNSTVTIPQTTTLSNTFSQGLLTNIFNPELALFFLSFLPQFVDPTRSDAALQMIALGMLFVILSILWLTVVVLVLSKAGTWLQTWLRNSSGIAKFQKWLAGSILIFIGLRLAIAEQE, encoded by the coding sequence ATGCTTGATTCGAGTCTTGTCGTATTCATAGGTACTGCCATTGTTTTGATTGTGAAGCCTGGTCCTGGAATGCTATATGTAACTGCACGTACTCTAAAACAAGGACAACGCGTTGGTGCAATTTCTGCGATTGGATTGAGTGTAGGAATTCTTGTTCATGTATTAACCGCAGCTGCTGGACTTTCCGCGCTTTTGATGACATCAACAGTAGCGTACAACATTGTTAAATATGTAGGTGCGGGGTACCTAATTTACTTAGGAATTCGGACACTTTTAGCGCGCGATCGCAATTCTACCGTCACAATTCCACAAACAACAACGCTATCAAACACCTTCTCGCAAGGATTACTCACAAACATTTTCAACCCCGAATTAGCGCTATTCTTCTTGTCGTTTCTCCCGCAATTTGTCGATCCTACCCGAAGCGATGCAGCACTACAGATGATCGCACTAGGAATGCTATTTGTTATCCTCTCAATTCTTTGGCTTACCGTCGTTGTTCTAGTCCTCAGTAAAGCTGGTACTTGGCTACAAACATGGTTGCGCAACAGTTCCGGTATAGCTAAATTCCAAAAATGGCTAGCAGGCTCAATTCTCATCTTCATTGGACTCCGCCTCGCCATAGCCGAACAAGAATAA
- a CDS encoding MotA/TolQ/ExbB proton channel family protein → MARVYDTLIAGGPVMLPLLGLSIVTFACALERAWFWFQLLSKEDRIVHDVLAAARFDLMKAANIAQKAQSLPIGRFLFAPLKLNQPTPETFRLAMEAAGDKEFTQMRKGDKLLETVVALAPLLGLLGTVTGLIGTFNNLNIGGGGTTAEATRAAAGIGEALITTATGMIVAIIALIFFRVFVTLQSQQIDYFSDVGSELELIYRQTWYEPMFSSIGQNSTQGNG, encoded by the coding sequence ATGGCTAGAGTATATGACACCTTAATTGCAGGTGGTCCGGTGATGTTGCCCTTGTTAGGGCTTTCTATTGTAACGTTTGCTTGTGCTTTGGAACGTGCTTGGTTTTGGTTTCAATTACTCAGTAAAGAAGATCGAATTGTTCATGATGTGTTAGCAGCAGCACGTTTTGATTTGATGAAAGCTGCAAATATAGCTCAAAAAGCTCAATCTTTACCAATTGGTCGTTTTTTATTTGCCCCTTTGAAATTAAATCAACCGACTCCTGAAACTTTTCGTTTGGCGATGGAAGCGGCGGGAGATAAAGAATTTACGCAAATGCGTAAAGGCGATAAATTATTAGAAACTGTCGTAGCGCTTGCGCCTTTATTAGGATTACTAGGCACAGTTACAGGTTTAATTGGTACGTTTAATAATTTAAATATTGGTGGCGGTGGGACAACTGCGGAAGCAACACGCGCAGCTGCGGGTATTGGTGAAGCCTTAATTACTACGGCTACAGGAATGATTGTGGCAATTATTGCGTTAATTTTTTTCCGAGTTTTTGTGACGCTACAATCTCAACAAATTGATTACTTTTCCGATGTGGGTAGTGAATTAGAACTCATCTATCGCCAAACTTGGTATGAACCGATGTTCAGTTCGATTGGACAAAATAGTACTCAGGGTAACGGGTAA
- a CDS encoding biopolymer transporter ExbD has translation MFRNQQRRSSQIPEVNLIPMMDVLMSVLTFFIITSMTLSGRRIANVSLPAVSNGVREQSSLLEPLIVGLNQRGEIIIDDQSITITALEPKIQLYLDQDPQALVILKADKKLQYKQVVQVLGKMRDVGGDRVSLAIERN, from the coding sequence TTGTTTAGAAATCAGCAAAGACGTTCCTCGCAGATACCGGAAGTTAATTTAATACCGATGATGGATGTGTTGATGTCTGTTCTCACGTTTTTCATCATCACTTCAATGACATTATCAGGTAGAAGAATTGCTAATGTAAGCTTACCAGCAGTAAGTAATGGTGTACGCGAACAAAGTTCTCTGCTAGAACCTCTAATTGTCGGTTTAAATCAACGTGGAGAAATTATAATTGACGATCAGTCTATTACTATAACAGCACTAGAGCCGAAAATACAATTATATTTAGATCAAGATCCTCAAGCATTAGTAATACTGAAAGCTGATAAAAAACTCCAGTATAAACAAGTAGTTCAAGTGTTAGGAAAAATGCGGGATGTGGGAGGCGATCGCGTCTCTTTAGCTATCGAAAGAAATTAA
- a CDS encoding biopolymer transporter ExbD — translation MRFKHQQRSVIPTIDLTPMLNVMMATLAFFVLVSMTLTNEQGVNIQLPAQDNTISLENAPPLLVEFKEKQILLDQQQVTKQQLLQQMRVYLQQNPQGSVLLQPDSELPYELVVQLLGEMRDVGGDRVSLAID, via the coding sequence ATGCGATTTAAACATCAGCAACGTAGTGTAATACCCACGATTGACTTAACGCCAATGTTGAATGTAATGATGGCAACTTTGGCTTTTTTTGTCTTGGTTTCTATGACATTGACAAACGAACAAGGCGTTAATATTCAGCTACCTGCACAAGATAATACTATATCGCTAGAAAACGCACCGCCACTACTTGTAGAATTCAAGGAAAAACAAATTTTACTCGATCAACAACAAGTAACTAAACAACAACTCTTGCAACAAATGCGAGTTTATCTTCAGCAAAATCCTCAAGGTTCTGTTTTACTGCAACCGGATAGTGAATTACCTTATGAATTGGTTGTCCAATTATTAGGAGAAATGCGTGATGTGGGAGGCGATCGCGTTTCTTTAGCTATTGATTAG
- the pstB gene encoding phosphate ABC transporter ATP-binding protein PstB: protein MVEATSIKTKAKVNNLNFYYGTVQALKNISLLVPENKVTALIGPSGCGKTTLLRCFNRMHDLYPGNRYEGEIILDSERINILSRRIDPIEIRMRISMVFQKPNPFPKSIYENVAYGLRVRGESRRNIIDEKVEQALYNAALWDEVKDRLYDLAFNLSGGQQQRLCIARALATNPEIILFDEPTSALDPISTSSIEALITRLKEQVTILIVTHNMQQAARISDYTAFMYLGEIIEFEHTKQMFTHPNNKQTEDYIRGRFG from the coding sequence ATGGTAGAAGCAACATCCATTAAAACTAAAGCTAAAGTTAACAACCTAAACTTTTACTATGGCACAGTACAGGCGTTGAAAAATATCAGTTTGCTTGTACCAGAAAATAAAGTGACAGCTTTAATCGGGCCATCTGGATGTGGTAAAACTACCTTACTACGGTGTTTTAATCGGATGCACGATCTTTATCCTGGTAATCGTTACGAAGGGGAAATTATACTCGATTCTGAACGAATAAATATTTTAAGTCGTCGCATCGATCCCATTGAAATCCGAATGCGGATTAGTATGGTGTTTCAAAAGCCAAATCCCTTTCCAAAATCAATTTATGAAAATGTAGCATATGGATTGCGCGTGCGAGGCGAATCGCGACGCAATATCATCGATGAAAAAGTAGAACAAGCTTTATACAACGCTGCGCTTTGGGATGAAGTGAAAGATCGCTTGTACGATTTAGCTTTCAATCTTTCTGGCGGACAACAGCAGAGGTTGTGTATTGCACGCGCCTTAGCAACAAACCCCGAAATAATCCTTTTTGATGAACCTACATCAGCACTCGATCCAATTTCTACAAGTAGCATTGAAGCATTAATTACTCGATTAAAAGAACAAGTAACAATCTTAATTGTGACGCACAATATGCAGCAAGCTGCACGCATTTCTGATTACACAGCTTTTATGTACCTTGGTGAAATTATCGAGTTTGAACACACAAAGCAAATGTTTACACATCCTAATAATAAACAAACTGAGGATTATATTCGCGGTAGATTTGGGTAA
- the pstA gene encoding phosphate ABC transporter permease PstA → MQQDLQQIKTIIARNKLWQGLFAVVGLLSVLVGIVTLITLILDLFIDGLPRLSWQFLTSFPSRKPEEAGILAAWVGTILVMIVTAIASIPVGIASGIYLEEYAGKNWLTGLIEINVTNLAGVPSIIYGLLALGLFVYQFNLGESVLTAGLTLALLVLPIVIVTTREALRAIPNSIREAAYAMGASKWQAIWDHVLPYSVGSILTGVIIGLSRAVGETAPLITIGALTFIAFLPDPPIKTEFPYISFSWLQAPFTVMPIQMFNWVSRPEPDFQFNAAAAGVVLICMTLGMNALAIYLRYCIRKQIKW, encoded by the coding sequence ATGCAACAAGACTTACAACAAATTAAAACAATTATTGCCCGTAATAAACTTTGGCAAGGTTTGTTTGCTGTCGTTGGCTTGTTGTCTGTATTAGTAGGAATTGTAACACTTATTACATTGATTCTAGATTTATTTATTGATGGCTTACCTCGTTTATCGTGGCAATTTTTAACATCTTTTCCTAGCCGGAAGCCCGAAGAAGCAGGAATTTTAGCTGCTTGGGTAGGAACAATTCTTGTGATGATTGTCACTGCGATCGCCTCAATACCTGTGGGAATTGCTTCGGGAATTTATTTAGAAGAATATGCTGGGAAAAATTGGTTAACAGGGTTAATCGAAATCAATGTAACTAACCTAGCAGGTGTTCCTTCTATTATTTATGGACTTTTAGCATTGGGTTTATTTGTCTATCAATTCAATTTAGGTGAAAGTGTTCTCACAGCGGGATTAACTCTTGCGTTACTTGTTTTACCAATTGTTATTGTCACTACCCGCGAAGCATTACGCGCAATTCCTAACAGTATCCGCGAAGCAGCTTACGCAATGGGTGCAAGTAAATGGCAAGCAATTTGGGATCATGTGTTGCCCTACTCAGTTGGTAGTATTCTTACAGGTGTGATTATTGGTTTATCGCGTGCAGTTGGTGAAACTGCACCTTTAATTACAATCGGGGCGCTAACGTTTATTGCTTTTTTACCCGATCCACCAATCAAAACAGAATTTCCTTACATTTCTTTTAGTTGGTTACAAGCGCCCTTTACAGTAATGCCTATTCAAATGTTTAATTGGGTATCGCGCCCTGAACCAGATTTTCAATTTAATGCTGCTGCTGCTGGTGTCGTATTAATCTGTATGACATTAGGAATGAATGCTTTGGCAATTTATCTCCGCTATTGTATCCGCAAGCAAATCAAATGGTAG
- the pstC gene encoding phosphate ABC transporter permease subunit PstC has translation MVERQLQITIKPSSSRLLRNIQEKAIEILLFLAACSSVATTIAIIGILVYESITFFREVSLIDFLTDTQWSPLFDDAHYGILPLLSGTLVTTAVALSVAVPLGTIAAIYLSEFAPFRFREIIKPCLELLAGIPTVVYGYFALLFVTPILQNFLWDLPGFNMLSAGIVMGIMIIPYVSSVSEDAMRSVPVQLREGSYAMGATRLQTALKVVFPAAISGITAAYILGISRAVGETMIVAIAAGLQPTLTWNPMNEAATITAYIVSVSLGDLPHGSLEYQTIFAAGLTLVLMTLVFNIFGYFLSRRYREKY, from the coding sequence ATGGTAGAAAGGCAACTACAAATTACAATAAAACCCTCATCATCAAGATTACTGCGGAATATTCAGGAGAAAGCAATTGAAATTTTACTATTTCTCGCTGCTTGTTCTTCCGTAGCAACAACGATTGCTATTATTGGAATTTTAGTATACGAATCAATAACTTTTTTTCGAGAAGTTTCTTTGATAGACTTTCTCACTGATACACAATGGTCGCCGCTATTTGATGATGCGCACTACGGAATTCTACCACTACTTTCAGGTACTTTAGTAACAACCGCTGTTGCTTTATCAGTAGCCGTACCTTTGGGAACTATCGCCGCAATTTATCTAAGTGAATTTGCGCCTTTTCGCTTCCGCGAAATTATCAAACCGTGTTTAGAATTATTAGCCGGTATTCCGACAGTAGTTTACGGATATTTTGCGCTTTTATTTGTAACACCAATATTACAAAACTTTTTATGGGATCTCCCTGGTTTTAATATGTTAAGTGCTGGCATTGTCATGGGAATTATGATTATTCCCTATGTCAGTTCAGTTAGTGAAGATGCGATGCGATCTGTCCCTGTGCAACTACGCGAAGGTTCGTACGCGATGGGTGCGACGCGCTTACAAACAGCGTTAAAAGTTGTCTTTCCCGCAGCCATTTCAGGAATTACAGCAGCTTATATTTTGGGAATTTCGCGTGCAGTTGGTGAAACAATGATTGTGGCGATCGCCGCTGGTTTACAACCGACTCTCACCTGGAATCCGATGAATGAAGCTGCAACAATTACCGCCTATATTGTCTCAGTTAGTCTAGGCGATTTACCTCATGGTAGTTTAGAGTACCAAACAATCTTTGCTGCTGGGCTAACGCTGGTATTAATGACTTTAGTTTTTAATATTTTTGGTTATTTTCTCAGCAGACGTTATCGCGAAAAATACTAA
- a CDS encoding PstS family phosphate ABC transporter substrate-binding protein: protein MSIKLGRLQANVTTRKAIASLLVAGATIGLSIPAVRSQNPTTIRVDGSSTVFPITEAVAEDFQKQNGGRTRVTVGISGTGGGFKKFCRGETEISNASRPIKAEEMAACKSAGVQYIEMPVAYDALTVVVNPRNNWVNSMTVAELKRIWEPAAQGKITNWSQVRQGFPNSPMKLYGPGADSGTFEYFTEAVVGDAKSSRTDFTASEDDNVLVQGVSRDRGALGYFGYAYYEANKNRLKALAIDNGNGKPVLPSRAAVENGTYQPLSRPLFIYVNAKAAGREDVKQFINYYMSNAPKLVSEVGYVALPARAYTLASNHFQQNKVGTVFGGKEAVGLRIEELLQREASL from the coding sequence ATGAGTATCAAACTGGGTCGCTTGCAAGCAAATGTAACAACTCGAAAAGCGATCGCATCTCTCCTCGTAGCGGGTGCAACAATTGGTTTATCAATACCCGCAGTGCGTTCTCAAAATCCAACGACAATCCGAGTTGATGGTTCTAGTACAGTTTTCCCCATTACTGAAGCTGTAGCCGAAGACTTTCAAAAACAAAACGGCGGGAGAACGCGCGTTACAGTTGGTATTTCTGGTACTGGCGGTGGATTTAAAAAGTTCTGTCGTGGCGAAACCGAAATTTCTAACGCTTCTCGACCAATTAAAGCTGAAGAAATGGCAGCTTGTAAGAGTGCTGGTGTTCAATACATCGAAATGCCCGTAGCATATGACGCTTTAACAGTCGTTGTCAATCCTAGAAACAACTGGGTGAACAGCATGACTGTCGCCGAGTTGAAGCGCATTTGGGAACCCGCCGCACAAGGTAAAATTACTAACTGGAGTCAGGTACGCCAAGGATTTCCTAACTCTCCTATGAAACTGTATGGTCCTGGCGCAGATTCAGGAACTTTTGAATACTTTACCGAAGCAGTAGTAGGTGATGCAAAGTCTAGCCGCACTGATTTTACAGCTAGCGAAGATGACAATGTTCTGGTACAAGGAGTCAGTCGCGATCGCGGTGCTTTAGGTTATTTTGGTTATGCGTACTACGAAGCTAACAAAAATCGCTTAAAAGCCTTAGCAATTGATAATGGTAACGGTAAACCTGTGTTACCTTCTAGAGCAGCAGTAGAAAACGGTACATACCAGCCTTTATCGCGTCCTTTATTTATTTACGTAAACGCTAAAGCAGCAGGTAGAGAGGATGTAAAACAATTCATCAACTACTACATGAGCAACGCACCCAAATTAGTCAGTGAAGTTGGCTATGTAGCTTTACCCGCCCGTGCTTACACGTTAGCAAGCAACCACTTTCAACAAAACAAAGTAGGAACAGTATTCGGTGGTAAAGAAGCTGTTGGACTGCGCATTGAAGAATTATTACAGCGTGAAGCAAGTCTGTAA
- a CDS encoding GNAT family N-acetyltransferase gives MTTVCLHDKNEIETLLRQNTFLHLYSIGDLDDFFWRHTTWYGLHEDTLKQVVLIYTGSDLPVLLSLTVEPNLMTRLLQSIIHLLPRRIYTHLSGNLAQIFAEDYQVQSHGLHNKMALTNSQFLTKFDTSEVVQLTVEDADEVAEFYHVSYPENWFDSRMLETGYYYGIRCGNTLVSIAGVHVYSPQYKVAALGNIATHPQFRGQGLSKKVVARLCQELLQTVDYIGLNVKADNAIAIRCYEKLGFEWIATYEECLLTLC, from the coding sequence ATGACAACAGTTTGTTTGCATGATAAAAATGAAATTGAGACACTACTACGTCAAAATACTTTTCTCCATCTATACAGTATTGGAGATTTAGACGATTTTTTCTGGCGACACACGACTTGGTATGGCTTGCACGAAGATACGCTGAAGCAAGTTGTTTTAATATATACAGGTTCTGATTTACCCGTACTTTTGAGTTTGACAGTAGAACCAAATTTAATGACACGTCTACTACAGTCAATTATACATCTTCTTCCAAGACGAATTTATACGCATCTAAGTGGAAACTTAGCTCAAATATTTGCTGAGGATTATCAAGTACAATCCCACGGCTTGCATAACAAAATGGCTTTAACTAATAGTCAGTTTTTAACTAAGTTTGATACATCTGAAGTTGTTCAACTTACAGTAGAAGATGCAGATGAAGTAGCAGAATTTTATCACGTGAGTTATCCAGAAAACTGGTTTGATTCGCGGATGCTAGAAACTGGATATTACTACGGTATTCGATGCGGAAATACCCTTGTTAGTATTGCGGGAGTCCACGTGTATTCTCCACAGTACAAAGTCGCAGCCTTAGGAAACATTGCAACGCATCCACAATTTCGCGGACAAGGATTGAGTAAAAAAGTTGTAGCTAGGTTGTGTCAAGAACTTTTACAGACAGTGGATTATATCGGTTTAAATGTAAAAGCCGATAATGCGATCGCGATCAGGTGTTATGAAAAACTTGGTTTTGAGTGGATAGCTACGTATGAAGAATGCTTATTAACTTTGTGCTGA
- the gltX gene encoding glutamate--tRNA ligase, whose product MTVRVRIAPSPTGNLHIGTARTAVFNWLFARHHGGQFILRIEDTDTERSREEYTQNILDGLTWLGLNWDEGPIFQSHRLDVYRQRVQDLLDKGLAYYCYCSEEELDAMREAQKARNEAPRYDNRHRNLTPEQQAAFAAEGRRPVIRFKIEDDREIVWDDMVRGHMSWRGSDLGGDMVIARAAQAGDIGQPLYNFAVVVDDMDMQITHVIRGEDHIANTAKQILLYEAYEATVPEFAHTPLILNAEGRKLSKRDGVTSIFDFKEMGFVAEAMVNYMTLLGWSPPDSTQELFTLEEVAQQFGFERVNKAGAKFDWAKLDWINSQYLHAMPAKKLTDLLIPYWQAAGYEFDPISDRVWLEKIASVIGPSLTRLKDAVEMSWLYFTNSLTYSDDATHQLQQEGSKAVLEGVLAALNNGTELTEASSQEIIKHVVKEKNVKKGLVMRSLRAALTGDMQGPDLIQSWVILHQRQFDKPRLESAIATVH is encoded by the coding sequence ATGACTGTTAGAGTTCGGATCGCCCCTAGTCCTACAGGGAATCTACACATTGGAACCGCAAGAACTGCGGTATTTAACTGGTTATTTGCTCGTCATCATGGCGGTCAGTTTATTTTACGAATTGAGGATACCGATACAGAGCGATCGCGTGAAGAGTACACGCAAAATATCCTCGATGGTTTAACCTGGCTAGGATTGAATTGGGACGAAGGACCTATCTTTCAGTCACACCGTTTGGATGTGTATCGCCAAAGAGTTCAAGATCTACTCGATAAAGGACTAGCATACTACTGCTATTGTTCGGAAGAAGAACTCGACGCCATGCGCGAAGCCCAAAAAGCCCGCAACGAAGCGCCGCGTTATGATAACCGCCATCGCAATCTCACACCCGAACAACAAGCCGCGTTTGCAGCCGAAGGGCGTCGTCCAGTGATTCGTTTCAAGATAGAAGACGATCGCGAAATTGTCTGGGATGACATGGTGCGCGGACACATGAGTTGGCGCGGTAGTGACTTGGGAGGCGATATGGTAATCGCCCGTGCGGCGCAAGCTGGGGACATCGGTCAACCGTTGTATAATTTTGCAGTGGTTGTCGATGACATGGATATGCAAATTACCCATGTAATTCGCGGAGAAGACCACATTGCCAATACCGCTAAGCAGATTCTACTTTATGAAGCTTATGAGGCAACCGTACCAGAATTCGCGCATACACCCTTGATTTTAAACGCAGAGGGGCGCAAGCTTTCTAAACGCGACGGAGTGACGTCGATTTTTGACTTTAAAGAAATGGGCTTTGTCGCCGAAGCGATGGTCAATTATATGACTTTACTCGGTTGGTCGCCGCCAGATTCAACACAAGAATTGTTTACTTTGGAAGAAGTGGCGCAGCAATTCGGTTTTGAACGCGTTAATAAAGCTGGGGCAAAATTTGACTGGGCAAAGTTAGATTGGATTAATAGTCAGTATCTGCACGCAATGCCTGCAAAGAAACTGACAGATTTATTGATACCATATTGGCAAGCCGCAGGGTATGAATTTGACCCGATAAGCGATCGCGTTTGGTTAGAAAAGATCGCAAGTGTCATTGGTCCGAGTTTAACTCGTCTCAAAGATGCGGTAGAAATGAGTTGGCTATATTTTACTAATTCGTTGACCTACAGCGACGATGCAACGCATCAATTACAGCAAGAAGGTTCTAAAGCAGTACTTGAAGGTGTTTTAGCTGCACTCAATAATGGTACGGAATTAACCGAAGCAAGTAGTCAGGAAATTATTAAACACGTTGTCAAAGAAAAGAACGTCAAGAAAGGATTGGTCATGCGATCGCTGCGTGCAGCCTTAACTGGAGATATGCAAGGTCCAGACTTAATTCAATCTTGGGTTATTTTACATCAACGCCAGTTCGATAAACCAAGATTAGAAAGTGCGATCGCAACTGTTCACTAA